Proteins found in one Cellulomonas palmilytica genomic segment:
- the fbaA gene encoding class II fructose-bisphosphate aldolase produces the protein MAIATPEVYAEMIDRAKAGKFAYPAVNITSSQTVTAAIQGFAEAESDGIIQVSVGGAEYASGSTIKDRIAGSLALAAYAREVAKNYDVTIALHTDHCVKKNLDSWVRPLFALEAEQVKRGENPTFQSHMFDGSDIPLEENLVIAAELLELSQAARTILEIEVGVVGGEEDGHEAEINEKLYTTAEDGLATVRALGAGEKGRYLTALTFGNVHGVYKPGAVKLRPSILADIQKAVGAEIGKESPFDLVFHGGSGSTAAEIAEAVDNGVIKMNIDTDTQYAFSRPVADHFFRNYDGVLKVDGEVGNKKAYDPRAWGKLAEAGMAARIVEAAQQLRSAGQKIR, from the coding sequence ATGGCCATCGCCACCCCCGAGGTGTACGCGGAGATGATCGACCGGGCGAAGGCAGGCAAGTTCGCCTACCCGGCCGTCAACATCACGTCGTCCCAGACCGTCACCGCCGCCATCCAGGGCTTCGCGGAGGCCGAGTCGGACGGCATCATCCAGGTCTCCGTCGGCGGTGCGGAGTACGCGTCCGGCTCGACGATCAAGGACCGCATCGCCGGTTCGCTCGCGCTCGCCGCGTACGCGCGTGAGGTCGCGAAGAACTACGACGTGACGATCGCGCTGCACACCGACCACTGCGTCAAGAAGAACCTCGACTCCTGGGTGCGCCCGCTGTTCGCGCTCGAGGCCGAGCAGGTCAAGCGCGGCGAGAACCCGACGTTCCAGTCGCACATGTTCGACGGCTCGGACATCCCGCTCGAGGAGAACCTCGTCATCGCCGCGGAGCTGCTCGAGCTCTCGCAGGCCGCGCGCACGATCCTCGAGATCGAGGTCGGCGTCGTCGGTGGCGAGGAGGACGGCCACGAGGCCGAGATCAACGAGAAGCTGTACACGACGGCCGAGGACGGTCTGGCGACGGTCCGCGCGCTCGGCGCCGGCGAGAAGGGCCGCTACCTGACGGCCCTCACGTTCGGCAACGTGCACGGCGTGTACAAGCCGGGTGCGGTCAAGCTGCGCCCGTCGATCCTCGCGGACATCCAGAAGGCCGTCGGCGCGGAGATCGGCAAGGAGTCGCCGTTCGACCTCGTCTTCCACGGCGGGTCGGGCTCGACGGCCGCGGAGATCGCCGAGGCGGTCGACAACGGCGTCATCAAGATGAACATCGACACCGACACGCAGTACGCGTTCAGCCGCCCGGTCGCGGACCACTTCTTCCGCAACTACGACGGCGTGCTGAAGGTCGACGGCGAGGTCGGCAACAAGAAGGCGTACGACCCGCGCGCGTGGGGCAAGCTGGCCGAGGCCGGCATGGCCGCCCGCATCGTCGAGGCCGCGCAGCAGCTGCGCTCGGCGGGCCAGAAGATCCGCTGA
- a CDS encoding TrmH family RNA methyltransferase, translating to MGRVEESEVGVPPWPGGPQAWPDAPHYDPELLAHGDRRNVADRYRYWTLEAIVADLDARRHTFHVAIENWQHDLNIGSVVRTANAFLAARVHIVGRRRWNRRGAMVTDRYQHVQHHASVGELIAWANAEDLPVLGVDNLPGSVPIEGYPLPRACVLLFGQESVGLSDEARAAAVDVLHIAQFGSTRSINAGAAAAIAMHAWVEQHADLPAPADA from the coding sequence TTGGGGCGCGTGGAGGAGTCCGAGGTCGGTGTCCCCCCGTGGCCGGGCGGGCCGCAGGCGTGGCCCGACGCGCCCCACTACGACCCCGAGCTGCTGGCCCACGGGGACCGGCGCAACGTCGCCGACCGGTACCGCTACTGGACGCTCGAGGCGATCGTCGCGGACCTCGACGCCCGGCGGCACACGTTCCACGTGGCGATCGAGAACTGGCAGCACGACCTCAACATCGGGTCGGTCGTGCGGACCGCGAACGCGTTCCTCGCGGCGCGCGTGCACATCGTCGGGCGCCGGCGCTGGAACCGGCGCGGCGCGATGGTGACGGACCGCTACCAGCACGTGCAGCATCACGCGAGCGTGGGGGAGCTCATCGCGTGGGCGAACGCCGAGGACCTGCCCGTGCTCGGGGTCGACAACCTGCCGGGGTCCGTGCCGATCGAGGGGTACCCGCTGCCGCGTGCGTGCGTGCTGCTGTTCGGCCAGGAGTCCGTGGGGCTGTCCGACGAGGCGCGCGCGGCGGCCGTGGACGTCCTGCACATCGCGCAGTTCGGCTCGACGCGGTCGATCAACGCGGGCGCGGCCGCGGCGATCGCGATGCACGCGTGGGTCGAGCAGCACGCCGACCTGCCGGCGCCCGCGGACGCCTGA
- a CDS encoding NAD(P)H-dependent flavin oxidoreductase has translation MTGRLEALLGIEVPVVLGPFGGLSSVELTATVSRLGGLGSYGLYGYAPDRVERTVAELRAATDRPFALNVWLARGDEVRPGEVDLTGPRAAVDAFFAELGLAQPDEPDAYLPDVDEQLAAVLDARPAVLSVVYGVPAPWVVQTAHERGTLVVGTATTVDEARALADAGVDAVVASGAEAAGHRVSFLHDAADAVVGTFALVPQVVDAVRVPVLAAGGVADRRGVAAARALGAHGVVVGTAFLRTRQSAASDAHRAAIAASPAHGTVLTRAMSGRLARGVPNRAVRAVEAAGAIAPFPAQNWLTGRFRAVAAQRDEGELLSLWVGQSAALARWDDAQAVFAELVAGLRDS, from the coding sequence ATGACGGGCCGGTTGGAGGCGCTGCTCGGGATCGAGGTCCCGGTCGTCCTGGGACCGTTCGGCGGTCTGTCGTCGGTCGAGCTCACGGCGACGGTGAGCAGGCTCGGCGGGCTCGGGTCCTACGGCCTGTACGGCTACGCACCGGACCGGGTCGAGCGCACCGTGGCGGAGCTGCGTGCCGCGACGGACCGGCCGTTCGCGCTCAACGTGTGGCTCGCGCGCGGCGACGAGGTGCGGCCCGGCGAGGTGGACCTGACGGGTCCGCGCGCCGCGGTGGATGCGTTCTTCGCGGAGCTGGGCCTCGCGCAGCCCGACGAGCCCGACGCGTACCTGCCGGACGTCGACGAGCAGCTCGCGGCGGTGCTCGACGCGCGCCCGGCTGTGCTGAGCGTCGTGTACGGCGTGCCCGCGCCGTGGGTCGTCCAGACCGCGCACGAGCGCGGCACGCTCGTCGTCGGGACCGCGACGACCGTCGACGAGGCGCGCGCGCTCGCGGACGCGGGGGTCGACGCCGTGGTCGCGTCCGGTGCGGAGGCCGCCGGCCACCGCGTGTCGTTCCTGCACGACGCGGCCGATGCGGTCGTCGGGACGTTCGCGCTGGTCCCGCAGGTCGTGGACGCGGTTCGTGTGCCCGTGCTCGCGGCCGGCGGTGTCGCGGACCGTCGCGGCGTGGCCGCGGCCCGCGCGCTCGGGGCGCACGGCGTGGTCGTCGGCACGGCGTTCCTTCGGACGCGGCAGTCGGCCGCGAGCGACGCGCACCGCGCGGCGATCGCCGCGAGCCCCGCGCACGGCACGGTCCTGACGCGCGCGATGAGCGGACGCCTCGCTCGCGGTGTGCCGAACCGCGCGGTGCGGGCCGTCGAGGCTGCGGGCGCGATCGCGCCGTTCCCCGCGCAGAACTGGCTCACGGGCCGGTTCCGGGCGGTCGCGGCGCAGCGCGACGAGGGTGAGCTGCTGTCGCTGTGGGTCGGTCAGTCGGCCGCGCTCGCCCGCTGGGACGACGCGCAGGCCGTGTTCGCCGAGCTCGTCGCGGGCCTGCGGGACTCCTGA
- a CDS encoding VTT domain-containing protein encodes MLTTTALAALPAVGPVPALGPDFLDADHLIQSFGGAALLGIVIVVFIETGLLFPILPGDSLLFTAGALVAQDVLDFPLWLLCLLIFLAAFLGDQTAFLIGRKAGPKVFNKPDSRFFKQSYIDQTYAYFDKYGGRTIIVARFVPIVRTYAPVAAGVGHMSYRHFVSFNVIGALLWGVGVTLLGFALGNIAFVKNNIEALLVVLVLISVLPMVWEVWRAKRRTRDERYDEPAERSDVERRTFGDA; translated from the coding sequence ATGCTCACGACGACCGCCCTCGCGGCGCTGCCTGCCGTGGGGCCGGTCCCCGCCCTCGGGCCCGACTTCCTCGACGCCGACCACCTCATCCAGTCGTTCGGCGGCGCCGCGCTCCTCGGCATCGTGATCGTCGTGTTCATCGAGACGGGGCTGCTGTTCCCGATCCTGCCCGGCGACTCGCTCCTGTTCACCGCGGGTGCGCTCGTCGCGCAGGACGTCCTCGACTTCCCGCTGTGGCTGCTGTGCCTGCTGATCTTCCTGGCCGCGTTCCTGGGCGACCAGACCGCGTTCCTCATCGGCCGCAAGGCCGGGCCCAAGGTGTTCAACAAGCCCGACTCACGCTTCTTCAAGCAGTCGTACATCGACCAGACGTACGCGTACTTCGACAAGTACGGCGGGCGGACGATCATCGTCGCGCGCTTCGTGCCGATCGTGCGGACGTACGCCCCCGTCGCCGCGGGCGTCGGGCACATGAGCTACCGGCACTTCGTGTCGTTCAACGTCATCGGCGCGCTGCTGTGGGGCGTCGGGGTGACGCTCCTGGGCTTCGCGCTCGGGAACATCGCGTTCGTCAAGAACAACATCGAGGCGCTGCTCGTCGTCCTCGTCCTGATCTCCGTCCTGCCGATGGTGTGGGAGGTCTGGCGCGCCAAGCGGCGCACGCGCGACGAGCGGTACGACGAGCCCGCGGAGCGCTCCGACGTCGAGCGGAGGACCTTCGGTGACGCGTGA
- a CDS encoding HAD-IIA family hydrolase — MTREIRAWLSDMDGVLVHEGIAVPGAAEFVRALRDAERPFLVLTNNSIFTPRDLRARLATSGIDLPEDAIWTSALATARFLVDQMPTGSAYVIGEAGLTTALYESGYTLTAAEPDFVVLGETRTYSFEAITKAIRLIQGGARFICTNPDVTGPSIEGDLPATGAVAAMIQAATRRQPYFVGKPNPIMMRTALNRLGAHSETTAMVGDRMDTDVVAGIEAGLRTYLVLTGSTRREDVERFPFRPSEIVGSVADLVDLV; from the coding sequence GTGACGCGTGAGATCCGGGCCTGGCTGTCCGACATGGACGGCGTGCTCGTGCACGAGGGCATCGCGGTGCCCGGTGCGGCGGAGTTCGTGCGCGCGCTGCGCGACGCCGAGCGGCCGTTCCTCGTCCTGACGAACAACTCGATCTTCACGCCGCGTGACCTGCGCGCGCGCCTCGCGACGTCCGGCATCGACCTGCCCGAGGACGCGATCTGGACGTCCGCACTTGCGACCGCGCGGTTCCTCGTCGACCAGATGCCCACCGGGTCCGCCTACGTGATCGGCGAGGCCGGCCTGACGACCGCGCTGTACGAGTCGGGCTACACGCTCACCGCCGCCGAGCCCGACTTCGTCGTGCTGGGCGAGACGCGCACCTACTCGTTCGAGGCCATCACCAAGGCGATCCGGCTCATCCAGGGCGGCGCGCGGTTCATCTGCACCAACCCCGACGTCACCGGGCCGTCCATCGAGGGCGACCTGCCCGCGACCGGCGCGGTCGCCGCCATGATCCAGGCCGCCACGCGGCGGCAGCCGTACTTCGTCGGGAAGCCGAACCCCATCATGATGCGCACCGCGCTCAACCGGCTCGGCGCGCACTCCGAGACCACCGCGATGGTCGGGGACCGCATGGACACCGACGTCGTCGCGGGCATCGAGGCCGGCCTGCGCACCTACCTGGTGCTCACGGGGTCGACCCGGCGCGAGGACGTCGAGCGCTTCCCGTTCCGGCCGTCGGAGATCGTGGGGTCCGTCGCGGACCTCGTCGACCTCGTCTGA
- a CDS encoding YwiC-like family protein, protein MPSPPAPARPTTPRPAGARPASRRRGPGWVPREHGAWAMLVVPVLVGAILTTPTWRNALLLVTWLVAYLAFHATGLWLRASRRPRYLPPVRAYGVTLVVLGAVLLGSAPGLVRWAPAYGVLLTTSLVCSRRRADRSWLNDAVTVGAAVLMSVVSAGLGRDGTPSATTLTGTWVPPGADDAAAWAVAAVLAGYFLGTVPYVKTLLRSRGSRVVLAVSVGWHAALVLAACAVLVSRLADDRSGGTGAAVALVVVAACLLARAVLVPRVRPWPSPKAIGFGEIAATLAVTAATLTTPTLLP, encoded by the coding sequence ATGCCCAGCCCGCCCGCACCGGCCCGCCCGACGACGCCACGCCCGGCCGGCGCCCGGCCCGCGTCGCGACGACGAGGCCCCGGCTGGGTGCCGCGCGAGCACGGCGCGTGGGCCATGCTCGTCGTCCCCGTGCTCGTCGGCGCGATCCTGACCACCCCGACCTGGCGCAACGCGCTCCTGCTCGTCACCTGGCTCGTCGCGTACCTCGCGTTCCACGCGACCGGCCTGTGGCTGCGCGCGTCCCGACGACCGCGCTACCTGCCGCCCGTGCGCGCGTACGGGGTCACGCTCGTCGTGCTCGGGGCCGTCCTGCTCGGCTCGGCGCCGGGGCTCGTGCGCTGGGCGCCCGCCTACGGCGTGCTGCTCACGACAAGCCTCGTGTGCTCACGGCGACGCGCGGACCGGTCGTGGCTCAACGACGCCGTGACCGTCGGCGCCGCCGTGCTCATGAGCGTGGTGTCCGCGGGCCTCGGCCGGGACGGCACCCCGTCCGCGACCACCCTCACCGGGACGTGGGTGCCGCCGGGCGCGGACGACGCGGCGGCCTGGGCCGTCGCCGCCGTGCTCGCCGGCTACTTCCTCGGCACGGTCCCCTACGTCAAGACGCTGCTGCGCTCGCGGGGCAGCCGAGTCGTGCTCGCGGTGTCCGTCGGCTGGCACGCGGCGCTCGTGCTGGCGGCCTGCGCCGTGCTCGTCTCCCGGCTCGCCGACGACCGGTCCGGCGGCACCGGGGCGGCCGTCGCGCTCGTCGTCGTCGCCGCCTGCCTGCTCGCCCGTGCGGTCCTCGTCCCCCGCGTCCGCCCCTGGCCCAGCCCGAAGGCGATCGGCTTCGGCGAGATCGCGGCCACCCTCGCAGTCACGGCCGCCACCCTCACCACCCCCACCCTCCTCCCCTGA